In a genomic window of Zingiber officinale cultivar Zhangliang chromosome 9B, Zo_v1.1, whole genome shotgun sequence:
- the LOC122022424 gene encoding uncharacterized protein LOC122022424 → MHRPTSRSWRWHPGCCWLRGLPPTSRSPPALEPSPHDGGGGRSNIDIRHLSLKTVTKIASPRAASAPQFLASPPVPNCSLDGFSQWRMVKLPNTENATAVGNRTLNECRDFCSWNCSCMMW, encoded by the exons ATGCATCGCCCTACCTCAAGATCATGGCGATGGCATCCAGGTTGTTGTTGGCTTCGAGGGCTGCCTCCGACCTCAAGATCTCCACCTGCCCTAGAGCCTTCTCCACAT GATGGGGGAGGGGGGAGATCGAACATTGACATTCGACACTTATCCTTGAAAACTGTAACCAAAATTGCTTCTCCAAGGGCTGCGTCAGCACCTCAGTTTCTTGCATCTCCTCCGGTGCCGAATTGCTCATTGGATGGGTTCTCTCAGTGGAGGATGGTGAAGCTACCGAACACAGAGAATGCCACCGCCGTGGGGAATAGGACGCTCAACGAGTGCAGAGACTTTTGCTCCTGGAATTGTTCTTGCATGATGTGGTGA